One region of Carassius carassius chromosome 41, fCarCar2.1, whole genome shotgun sequence genomic DNA includes:
- the LOC132122752 gene encoding creatine kinase M-type-like has translation MTKNCNNDYKMKFSLEEEFPDLSQHNHHMSKVLNKDISNKLRSKSIPSGFTLDDCIQTGVDNPGHPFIMTVGCVAGDEESYEVFKDLFDLIISDRHGGYKPTDKHQTDLNWENLKGGDDLDPNYVLSSRVRTGRSIKGFTLPPHNSHGERRAVEKLSIEALNRLDGEFKGKYYPLKDMTDKEQEQLIADHFLFDKPVSPLLLAVGMARDWPDARGIWHNDNKSFLVWVKEEDHLCVISMQKSGNMKEVFRKFCIGLQEIEDIFKKHNHGFMWNEHLGFILTCPSNLGTGLRGGVHVKLPILSTHAKFEEILTRLHLQKRGTGGVDTASVGCVFDISNADRLGSSEVQQVQLVVDGVKLMVEMEKKLEKGESIDNMIPAQK, from the exons CCAAGGTCCTGAATAAGGACATCTCCAACAAACTCAGGAGCAAGTCAATTCCCAGTGGATTCACCCTGGATGACTGCATCCAGACTGGTGTGGACAACCCTG GCCACCCCTTCATCATGACTGTCGGCTGTGTGGCTGGTGATGAGGAGTCCTACGAAGTCTTCAAGGACTTGTTTGACCTCATCATTTCTGACCGTCACGGTGGCTATAAGCCCACCGACAAGCACCAGACTGATCTGAACTGGGAGAACCTGAAG GGTGGTGATGACCTTGACCCCAACTACGTTCTGAGCAGCCGTGTGCGTACCGGCCGCAGCATCAAGGGATTCACCCTGCCTCCCCACAACAGCCATGGTGAGCGTAGAGCTGTGGAGAAGCTGTCCATTGAAG CTCTGAACAGACTGGACGGCGAGTTCAAGGGCAAGTACTACCCCCTGAAGGACATGACTGATAAGGAACAGGAGCAGCTCATTGCTGACCACTTCCTGTTTGACAAGCCCGTGTCCCCCCTgctgttggctgttggcatggcTCGCGACTGGCCTGACGCAAGAGGCATCTGGCACAATGACAACAAGTCTTTCCTGGTGTGGGTGAAGGAGGAGGATCACCTGTGTGTCATCTCCATGCAGAAGAGTGGTAACATGAAGGAAGTCTTCAGGAAGTTTTGCATTGGCCTGCAGGAG ATTGAGGATATCTTCAAGAAGCACAACCATGGGTTCATGTGGAACGAGCATCTTGGTTTCATCCTGACCTGCCCCTCTAACTTGGGTACCGGCCTGCGCGGTGGTGTGCATGTCAAGCTGCCCATACTCAGCACACATGCCAAATTTGAGGAGATCCTGACCAGACTGCATCTTCAGAAGCGGGGCACAG GTGGTGTTGACACTGCATCTGTCGGCTGTGTGTTCGACATCTCCAATGCTGACCGTCTGGGCTCCTCCGAGGTGCAGCAGGTACAGCTGGTGGTtgatggtgtgaaactcatggtCGAAATGGAAAAGAAACTGGAGAAGGGCGAGTCCATTGATAATATGATCCCTGCCCAGAAGTAA